A genome region from Halorussus pelagicus includes the following:
- a CDS encoding amidohydrolase, translating into MSQQAERDRLVEIRRDLHRHPEPAWREFYTTAKIAEELERIGVDDRYVGPDAIAEDARMAVPDDEELTEWYEQAREAGADDEILQQLEGGYTGAVAVIEGENPEEGPVVGLRVDIDGLLRAESEDDDHEPAAEGFRSEHDGAMHACGHDAHATIGLGVIETIKDSDFEGTLKVFFQPGEEMIAGGKSMAESDHLADVDYLLAAHIGLDHPTGEIVAGLGGFLAVSHFRAEFEGVPAHAGGEPNAGENAVQAMATAVQNLYAIARHEDGATRVNAGKVGGGTATNIIPEEAFVEGEVRGETTELKDYMKERAERVLESAAEMHGCEVDITTNGEAPSAESDEELVSIVGDVAGQTEGVENVVHRDELGGSEDATYLMRAVQRNGGKAAYVGVGTDHPGGHHTATFDVDEASLPVGIDVLAGAIRDIADRRP; encoded by the coding sequence ATGAGCCAACAGGCCGAGCGCGACCGACTAGTCGAGATTCGACGCGACCTCCACCGCCACCCCGAACCCGCGTGGCGGGAGTTCTACACGACCGCCAAAATCGCTGAAGAGCTGGAACGCATCGGCGTAGACGACCGCTACGTCGGTCCCGACGCCATCGCCGAGGACGCGCGCATGGCGGTCCCCGACGACGAGGAACTGACCGAGTGGTACGAGCAGGCCCGTGAGGCGGGCGCTGACGACGAAATCCTCCAGCAACTCGAAGGCGGCTACACCGGCGCTGTCGCCGTAATTGAAGGCGAGAATCCCGAGGAGGGTCCCGTAGTCGGTCTTCGCGTGGACATCGACGGACTCCTCCGCGCCGAATCCGAGGACGACGACCACGAACCCGCCGCGGAGGGCTTCCGTTCGGAACACGACGGCGCGATGCACGCCTGCGGCCACGACGCCCACGCGACCATCGGATTGGGCGTCATCGAGACCATCAAGGATAGCGACTTCGAGGGGACGCTCAAAGTCTTCTTCCAACCCGGCGAAGAGATGATCGCGGGCGGGAAGTCGATGGCCGAGAGCGACCACCTCGCAGACGTGGACTACCTGCTGGCGGCCCACATCGGACTCGACCACCCGACCGGCGAAATCGTTGCGGGTCTCGGCGGCTTCCTCGCGGTAAGCCACTTTCGGGCCGAGTTCGAAGGCGTTCCGGCCCACGCGGGCGGCGAACCCAACGCCGGAGAGAACGCCGTGCAGGCGATGGCGACCGCGGTCCAGAACCTCTACGCCATCGCGCGCCACGAGGACGGCGCGACCAGAGTCAACGCGGGCAAGGTCGGCGGTGGCACCGCGACCAACATCATTCCCGAGGAGGCCTTCGTGGAGGGCGAGGTCCGGGGCGAGACGACCGAACTCAAAGACTACATGAAAGAGCGCGCCGAGCGCGTCCTCGAATCCGCGGCCGAGATGCACGGTTGCGAGGTCGATATCACGACCAACGGCGAGGCCCCGAGCGCCGAGAGCGACGAGGAGTTGGTCTCTATCGTCGGCGACGTGGCAGGCCAGACGGAAGGCGTCGAGAACGTCGTCCACCGCGACGAGTTGGGCGGGAGCGAGGACGCGACCTACCTGATGCGCGCGGTCCAGCGCAACGGCGGGAAGGCGGCCTACGTCGGCGTCGGCACCGACCACCCCGGCGGCCACCACACCGCGACCTTCGACGTGGACGAGGCGTCGCTCCCCGTCGGTATCGACGTTCTCGCGGGCGCTATCCGTGACATCGCCGACCGACGACCCTGA
- a CDS encoding plastocyanin/azurin family copper-binding protein, protein MHGGNSSTAVSRRDFLGAAAGTVASSYASGKALARDQENQRIIDMTDGLVFDPDDATVAPGTTVVWENVGSIGHSVTAYEDEIPGDADFFASGGFDAEQAARQASPEGEVAGGETYEHTFEVEGTYGYFCIPHETAGMVAELTVSADAGGGDGGDNGLVPDIPNSARLVGIVTTAAMVLVVLLAYFFLKYGGDYGVE, encoded by the coding sequence GTGCATGGGGGAAACAGTTCGACCGCCGTCTCGCGGCGCGACTTCCTCGGCGCGGCCGCGGGAACAGTCGCGTCGTCGTACGCTTCGGGGAAAGCACTGGCCCGAGACCAAGAGAACCAGCGCATCATCGACATGACTGACGGCCTCGTGTTCGACCCCGACGACGCGACGGTCGCGCCGGGCACGACCGTCGTCTGGGAGAACGTCGGCAGTATCGGCCACTCGGTGACGGCCTACGAGGACGAGATTCCCGGCGACGCCGATTTCTTCGCGTCGGGGGGCTTCGACGCCGAACAGGCCGCCAGACAGGCCTCCCCCGAGGGCGAGGTCGCGGGCGGGGAGACCTACGAGCACACCTTCGAGGTCGAGGGGACCTACGGCTACTTCTGCATCCCTCACGAGACCGCAGGGATGGTAGCGGAACTCACGGTCTCGGCCGACGCGGGCGGTGGCGACGGCGGTGACAACGGCCTCGTCCCCGACATCCCGAACAGCGCCCGACTCGTCGGCATCGTCACGACGGCCGCGATGGTCTTGGTCGTTCTCCTCGCGTACTTCTTCCTGAAGTATGGCGGCGACTACGGAGTAGAGTAG